One segment of Acidimicrobiales bacterium DNA contains the following:
- a CDS encoding hydantoinase B/oxoprolinase family protein codes for MLITNDPYKTAGQLLDVTVLCPVFRDERVIAFFGSTIHHTDVGGYGIGAGGRDVFEEGLWIPITKLMIGGERNADVWKFILSNVRQPDHMAGDLHAQVASGEVGAQRLLALCDTHGLADLTELGQEIIDRSEDATRRAVRALPGGTYEATSILDLADGSEITVAVAITIDPDAGEIFVDYEGTSGASPWGINVAPNYTHAYTTFTIRSVLNPDIPNNHGSLAPIRMRAPEGSIVNAVTPMPGTARHVVGMFLPMPLLKALAQVVPEAVIAEGAGAVWTMQVSGNHDDGSPFITAMFTYAGGVGARSHKPGLSATSYPTGVSAVPIEVVEASAPLRFLRKELRAGSGGGGISKGGLGQTIEFTVDTERPWQLNAVTSRLAKGPAGLFGGDAGETGRFTVNGEPVVTQQRLTLQPGDVVRLDLPGGGGYGSVDDDDARV; via the coding sequence GTGCTCATCACCAACGACCCGTACAAGACCGCGGGCCAGTTGCTCGATGTCACGGTGCTGTGCCCGGTGTTCCGGGACGAGCGGGTCATCGCCTTCTTCGGCTCGACGATCCATCACACCGACGTCGGTGGCTACGGCATCGGGGCGGGTGGACGTGATGTGTTCGAAGAAGGCTTGTGGATCCCCATCACCAAGCTGATGATCGGTGGAGAGCGCAACGCCGACGTCTGGAAGTTCATCCTCTCCAACGTCCGTCAGCCCGATCACATGGCAGGCGACCTCCATGCGCAGGTCGCGTCCGGTGAGGTCGGTGCCCAGCGGCTCCTCGCGCTCTGCGACACCCATGGGCTGGCCGACCTCACCGAGCTCGGCCAGGAGATCATCGATCGATCCGAGGACGCCACGCGGCGGGCGGTGCGTGCGCTTCCGGGCGGCACCTATGAGGCGACCTCGATCCTCGACCTCGCTGATGGTTCGGAGATCACGGTGGCGGTGGCGATCACGATCGATCCCGATGCCGGTGAGATCTTCGTCGACTACGAAGGCACCTCGGGTGCAAGTCCGTGGGGCATCAACGTCGCGCCCAACTACACCCATGCTTACACGACCTTCACCATCCGGTCCGTGCTTAACCCCGACATCCCGAACAACCATGGGAGCCTGGCCCCTATCCGGATGCGAGCCCCTGAGGGCAGCATCGTCAACGCGGTGACGCCCATGCCGGGGACCGCTCGCCACGTGGTCGGCATGTTCCTGCCGATGCCACTGCTCAAGGCGTTGGCCCAGGTGGTCCCCGAGGCGGTGATCGCCGAAGGTGCAGGTGCGGTGTGGACCATGCAGGTGAGCGGCAACCACGACGACGGCAGCCCCTTCATCACCGCCATGTTCACCTACGCAGGTGGGGTCGGTGCCCGATCTCACAAGCCCGGGCTCTCCGCCACGTCCTATCCGACCGGTGTCTCCGCTGTGCCGATCGAGGTGGTCGAGGCCTCTGCCCCGCTGCGGTTCCTGCGCAAGGAGCTGCGCGCCGGGTCGGGTGGTGGTGGGATCTCCAAGGGTGGGTTGGGCCAGACGATCGAGTTCACCGTCGACACGGAGCGTCCATGGCAGCTGAACGCGGTGACGAGCCGGTTGGCGAAGGGCCCAGCGGGACTCTTCGGTGGCGACGCGGGGGAGACCGGTCGGTTCACCGTGAACGGCGAACCGGTGGTGACCCAACAGCGCCTGACGCTCCAGCCCGGCGATGTCGTCCGTCTCGATCTCCCCGGCGGTGGAGGGTACGGATCCGTCGACGACGACGACGCCCGCGTCTGA
- a CDS encoding cupin domain-containing protein: MTIWFWRIAGGATGSYLHQHPNHEQFGLIVRGGLDFRIGEGDEPTERTVLRPGDLYFARPGVWHGDSVFIGDDEYDECWIIDVFAPRRVGAPEEEVAHG; this comes from the coding sequence ATGACGATCTGGTTCTGGAGGATCGCGGGAGGAGCAACCGGCTCCTACCTGCACCAGCACCCCAACCACGAGCAGTTCGGACTCATCGTGCGCGGGGGGCTCGACTTTCGGATCGGTGAAGGTGACGAGCCGACCGAGCGCACGGTCCTGCGCCCGGGTGACCTCTACTTCGCCCGGCCCGGAGTCTGGCACGGCGATTCGGTCTTTATCGGCGACGACGAGTATGACGAGTGCTGGATCATCGACGTCTTCGCGCCACGCCGAGTCGGTGCACCCGAGGAAGAGGTGGCTCATGGCTGA
- a CDS encoding RraA family protein, with protein MPPTTALADVLLMGGSNGWISPPLEPIVTSPQPVAARVVTVELAMVEDGAGLGPLFSILNRESVGGRILVIGGAPSMSGAVWGEILGAAARNAGVRGVVLDGTARDVAALHELALPTWARAQGTVGPGRSVEVVGVGDAVQVGDVHIDGGDLVVMDDGGVVALHADIEGEVLARARRYAEAEAAVVDDLRGGRPLVDAYEHKRQTVASLRELEGFDS; from the coding sequence ATGCCGCCGACCACCGCGCTCGCGGACGTGTTGCTGATGGGCGGTTCGAACGGATGGATCTCGCCGCCGCTTGAGCCGATCGTGACGTCGCCCCAGCCTGTGGCGGCTCGAGTGGTGACCGTGGAGCTGGCGATGGTCGAGGACGGTGCCGGGCTCGGACCGCTGTTCTCCATCCTGAATCGAGAGTCCGTCGGCGGCCGGATCCTGGTGATCGGTGGAGCGCCGTCGATGTCGGGGGCGGTGTGGGGTGAGATCCTCGGTGCTGCAGCGCGCAACGCAGGTGTGCGTGGCGTCGTGCTCGATGGAACTGCCCGCGACGTGGCAGCGCTCCACGAACTCGCTTTGCCCACCTGGGCCCGAGCCCAGGGAACCGTTGGTCCAGGCCGGTCGGTCGAGGTGGTGGGTGTCGGCGACGCGGTACAGGTGGGCGACGTGCACATCGATGGTGGCGATCTCGTGGTCATGGACGACGGAGGGGTCGTGGCGCTTCATGCCGACATCGAAGGCGAGGTTCTTGCGCGTGCTCGGCGCTATGCCGAGGCCGAAGCGGCTGTGGTCGATGACCTCCGGGGCGGCAGGCCACTGGTGGATGCCTACGAGCACAAGCGCCAGACCGTCGCCTCACTCCGCGAACTCGAGGGGTTTGATTCCTGA
- a CDS encoding AMP-binding protein, with protein sequence MRRRFLPTFTARWDRAVAARADAPFLFWLGEDGVVTEWTYSEFDSLVGEVATWLDEQGVGRGDSVHLTLASSPAFVAIWLATARLGAWMVPSDPHASSTELAGHIARTKPTVGFCAIERAEVYREAVASLASDTARGMVAIDESDTRLDQIRMYGSSTSARGSGPLSTVAPLPTDRLAVMFTSGTTSAPKGVELTQANYAFAGDVMAAAAGLGPGDRQLVVLPLFHANAQYYSFASAISAGASVGLVGSFSASRFREQAAQLGATHASLFAAPMRMILARDAGGEVEGLALRHVWFAQNLTDEQYESFAELVGCHPRQLYGMTETLPAVLTNPPVGQRPSAMGQVTLGCTVEVFTTDAGRPAAPGEVGDLVVGGVPGETLFMQYLDDSATTEAAIISHEPDGVVWFRTGDRGRVDEEGWFRFEGRSGDVLKVSGENVSIVEVEEVLSDHPSVFEVAVVGEPDPVRDEVPVAYVVVRPEVEHFDPEEVMAWATERLSPSKRPRAVHVVRELPRTSVGKIRKFLLGPAERDAQGEGQP encoded by the coding sequence ATGCGTCGCCGGTTCCTCCCGACCTTCACCGCCCGTTGGGATCGGGCGGTCGCGGCCCGGGCAGATGCGCCGTTCCTCTTCTGGCTCGGCGAAGACGGAGTCGTTACCGAGTGGACCTACTCGGAGTTCGACTCGTTGGTGGGCGAGGTAGCGACCTGGCTCGACGAACAGGGAGTCGGGCGCGGCGACTCGGTCCACCTGACCCTTGCCAGCTCACCCGCCTTCGTGGCGATCTGGCTGGCCACCGCCCGGCTCGGCGCATGGATGGTCCCATCCGATCCCCACGCGTCCTCGACCGAGCTAGCAGGCCACATCGCCCGCACCAAGCCGACGGTCGGCTTCTGTGCCATCGAGCGGGCCGAGGTCTACCGAGAGGCGGTGGCGTCGCTCGCTAGTGACACCGCGCGCGGGATGGTGGCGATCGACGAGTCCGACACCCGACTGGATCAGATCCGGATGTACGGGTCATCGACGAGTGCCCGGGGCTCGGGCCCGCTCTCGACAGTTGCGCCCCTGCCGACCGATCGACTGGCGGTCATGTTCACTTCGGGTACCACCTCGGCACCGAAGGGGGTCGAGCTCACCCAGGCCAACTACGCGTTTGCGGGAGACGTCATGGCCGCGGCCGCCGGACTCGGACCGGGGGACCGTCAACTGGTTGTGCTGCCGCTCTTCCACGCGAACGCCCAGTACTACTCGTTCGCCTCGGCGATCTCGGCCGGTGCCAGTGTGGGTCTGGTCGGTTCGTTCTCCGCGAGCCGCTTTCGGGAACAGGCGGCTCAGCTCGGGGCGACCCACGCCAGCCTCTTCGCCGCGCCGATGAGGATGATCCTGGCCCGAGACGCTGGAGGAGAGGTCGAAGGGCTCGCTCTGCGACATGTCTGGTTCGCCCAGAACCTCACCGATGAGCAGTACGAGTCCTTCGCTGAGCTCGTGGGCTGTCACCCCCGTCAGCTTTATGGCATGACCGAGACCTTGCCGGCTGTGCTGACGAATCCACCGGTTGGGCAACGACCGAGTGCCATGGGCCAGGTCACGCTGGGGTGTACCGTCGAGGTCTTCACCACGGACGCCGGTCGTCCGGCAGCGCCTGGTGAGGTCGGCGACCTCGTCGTGGGCGGGGTGCCGGGCGAGACCCTGTTCATGCAGTATCTCGACGATTCCGCCACGACCGAGGCGGCCATCATCTCTCACGAGCCGGACGGAGTCGTCTGGTTCCGCACAGGTGACCGGGGTCGGGTCGATGAAGAGGGCTGGTTCCGATTCGAGGGCCGCTCCGGTGACGTCCTGAAGGTCTCAGGTGAGAACGTTTCGATCGTCGAGGTCGAGGAGGTGCTCTCCGACCACCCTTCGGTGTTCGAGGTCGCTGTTGTCGGTGAGCCCGATCCTGTGCGGGATGAGGTTCCTGTCGCCTATGTCGTTGTCCGACCCGAGGTCGAGCACTTCGACCCCGAGGAGGTCATGGCCTGGGCAACCGAACGTCTTTCGCCGTCGAAGCGTCCGCGGGCCGTGCACGTCGTTCGCGAGCTGCCCCGCACCTCGGTGGGGAAGATCCGGAAGTTCCTGCTCGGGCCGGCTGAGAGAGATGCCCAAGGAGAGGGACAGCCATGA